Within Protaetiibacter intestinalis, the genomic segment TCCTTGGTGGGGTCGGAGTCGACCTCGTTCGACACCGACAGCGACGGCACCACCGTGTGCGTGCCCTGCGGCTCGGAGGGCAGCGCGTAGGTGCCACTGCCCATGAACGTGATGTATGGAGCGGAGCGCATCGCCGTCATGTCGACGTCGACGTCGCTCTGGAACGCGACCTCGACGTAGGTGCCGGTGCCGAGCGCGAAGCCCTGCGTGTTGCCGTCGTAGCCGCACAGGAATCCCATGACGTCGTGACCGTCGACCGTGCCGGTGATGAAGTAGTCGTCGTTGTCGAGGTCGTCGGCGAGCCACGGCAGGTTCTGGTAGCGCGCCTTCCATCCGTCGATGCTCGTCGGATACTCGGGCGGGAAGGGGTCGCCGCCGCTCCCGCCGTCTCCTCCATCGCCTCCGTCGCCGCCGTCGCCCTGACCGCCTCCCCCGCCGCCGTTCAGCGGCGTCTCGGTGTCCGTCGGCGACGGCGCGAGGACGCATCCGCTCAGCAGCAGGGCCGCCGCCAGGATCGTGGCGGTGGGGGCGAGTCGTCTCATGGTCTCCCTCTCATCCGCACGCCGAGAGGTCGGGCAGGCGGGCGGTGGCGCGATGGGCGCGCATGACGAGACGGTATGGCTCCGGGCGGTCCCACGGCAGTCTCATCCTCTGCGGCCGCTAGCCTGTGCACGGAGGTGCGATGGGCGAGGTGTCCGAGGCGGTGTTCCACATCGCCGCCCGGCCGCGAGCCGTGTTCGACCACCTGCGCGATCCGCGCAGCTACGTGGGCCTCTCGCCGCTCGTGGTCGAAGCGCGCGACATCCGCACCGACGACGACGGCACGGTGCACTACGTCGCGGTCGAGCGGTTCCGGTTTCTCGGGTTCCTGCGCTACGACAACCGCATCCGGGTGACGATCCGCACCGTGGATGCGGGCGGCCGGCTGTGGGTCGGCGGCGACGTCGACAGCCCGGGCGACGTGCAGCTCGCCTACGGCTACGAGCTCACGCCCGACGGCCACGGCACGCGGCTCATCGACCGTATCGAGGTGACGGCCCCGTGGGGCCTGCGCCGCTTCGCGCTCGCCCGCGCGAGCGAGGTGCAGCACGCCCGCGGCCGCATCCTGGCCGAGCGCCTCGGGGGCTGAGGCTCAGCGGCGCCGCAGCTCGACGACGGGGATCGTGCGGGCCGTGCGCTGCTCGTACTGCGCGAACGCGGGGCCGCGCGCGAGGAAGCGCGCCCAGGCGGCATCCCGCTCGGCACCCTGCAGCTCGACCGCCGTCACCGCGACCTCGCCCTCGTCGGGCGTCTCGATCACGACGTCCGGATGCGCGTGCAGGTTGTGGAACCAGGCCGGGTTCTCGGGCGAGCCGCCCTTCGACGCCGCGATCAGCCAGCCGCGCTCGCTCGGGATGCCGAGCACGGGCGTCACGCGTTCGACACCCGACTTCGCCCCGAGGTGATGCAGCAGCACGAGGCTGCGCCCGAATCCCGCCGTCTCGACCGTGCCGGCGTTGCTCCGGAACTCGTCGACGATCCGCTCGTTGAAGCCGCTCATGTCGCCCTCCGCTCGCCGCCAGCCTACGTCGGGGCGACGTCGTACGGCTCAGCTGGTCGAGGAGCGACCTCAGGCAGAAGCGTCGAAACCGGTGGACCCAGGGGGATTCGAACCCCCGACCTTCTCATTGCGAACGAGACGCGCTACCAACTGCGCCATGGGCCCGGACTGCCTGAACACGATATCACCCCGGCGAGGGGCTCCCCGACCGGGGCGGGTTCAGCCGAGGCGACGGCGGCGCAGCACCTCGTCGAGGTCGGGCAGCGCGGCGTCGACGTCGCCCACGATGCCCATCGACGCGAAGCGGCTCGGGGCGGGGGCCGCGGATGCCGCGGGCGCCTGCCGCTGCGGGAACGGCACCACCTCGGGCTCGGCGTGCGCGGCGGCGAGCGCACGCTCGGCCTCCTCGGCGGCCGCGCGCAGCAGCGTCTCGGCGCTCACGGCGGGCATGACCGGCTCGCGCGGCGCCTGCTGGTGCTCGAGGTACAGCGGCTTCGGCACGGGCACGGGCGTCCACTCGCGCACGGGCTCGGCGATCGGCTCGGCGTCGAGCAGCACGGATGCCGTGCGCGCGACGGGCGCGGCAGGGGCCGCGAGCGCACGCGTGCGCTCGACGATGCGCCGCTGGATCGCCGTCGACACGAGTCCGCCCGCGACGCATCCGGCCAGCACCACCCACGCCCCGACCGACATCCCGGTCGTCGCGATGAGCCACAACTGCACGCCGCCCACGAGCACCGTCGCGAGCAGCAGCAGGCCCGCCACGCGGCGCGCGCGACGCAGCCGGTCGAGGGGGGTCGCGGTCTCGGGGCGCCGCTCGGCGAGCTGCTGCGCGCGCTCGACGACGGCGGCGCGTCGCTCCGCCTCGCGGGCGCGCAGCGCGGCGGCGTGCACCTCGGCACGAGCCGCGGCGTCCTCGCGGCGGCGCTCCTCGGTGCGCAGCCGCTCCTGCTGGGCGGCGGCGCGGGCGCTCGCCTCCAGGTGCACCTCCTCCGGCACCTCGGCCGACTCCGCCATCACGCGGATGGCGCGCTGCAGCCGGGTGGCGTTGCGCTCGGTCGCGAGGTACTCGCGGCGGCGCACCCACGTGGGCAGCAGGTACAGGAACCACAGCACGGCGGCGAGCGCCAGCATGATCGCGGTGCCCGCACCCGAGAAGTCCATGCGGCAAGGCTAGGAGCGGATGCCGCCCGCGCCCGGGAGGCGCGCGCTAGTACCGCAGGGGATGCGTCGCCGCCTGCAGGTCGGCCTCCGTCACCCGCGCGACGCTCTCGGGGGCGCGGCCGTCGCGCCAGCGCCGCAGCACGCCCTCCGGCACCTCCTCCACGACGAGCCCGAAGCAGAAGTGGTCGCGCCAGTCGCCGTTGATGTGGATGTACCGCCGCCGCAGCCCCTCGTAGCGGAAGCCGAGCTTCTGCACGACCCGCAGGCTCGGCGCGTTCTCGGGGCGGATGCAGATCTCCATGCGGTGCAGGCCGAGCCCGAAGAAGCAGTGGTCGGTCGCGAGGGCGACCGCCGTCGGGGTGATGTCGCGGCCGGCGAAGCGCTCCGCGACCCAGTAGCCGAGCGTCGCGGACGACAGCGAGCCGTAGGTGATCGACGACACGTTCAACTGCCCCGCGAACTCGCCTTCGTACTCGACGGCGAACGGCAGTCCCCCACCGGATCGGCCGTTGGCCTGCAGGGCGCGGATCGAGGCCTTCACGTCGAACCCGGCGGGGCCGTGCGGGTTCGTCGCCTCCCACTGCCGCAGCCACCCCCGGTTGCGCACGAGCTCGTGCTCGAGGGCCCGCGCATCGCGCAGGCGGATGGGGCGGATGGTGACCGGCCCGTCGGTCAGTGTCGGTGTGGCCATGCTGCGCGCCAGACTACTGCGCGCACGCCCGATCAGCCGTCTTCGCCGCCCTGCCAGCCCTCGTCGCCGCCGCCGCCGAGCGAGTCGGCGAAGCTCTTCAACCACGGCCGGAACTCGGGGCCGAGGTCGTCGCGGTCGCTCGCGAGCTGCACGATCGCCTTCAGGTAGTCGAGCCGGTCGCCCGTGTCGTAGCGCCGACCGCGGAACACCACCCCGTGCACGCCGCCGCCCCACACCGGGCCCGTGGCGAGCTCCTGCAGCGCATCCGTCAACTGGATCTCGCCGCCCTTGCCGGGCGGGGTGCGCTCGAGGATCTCGAAGATCTCCGGCCGCAGCACGTAGCGCCCGATGACCGCGTAGTTGGACGGCGAGGTTCCGGGAGAGGGCTTCTCGACGAGGCCCGTGATGCGCACCACGTCCTCCTGGTCGGTGCCCTCCACGGTGGCGATGCCGTAGAGGTGGGTCTGCGCGGGGTCGACCTCGAGCAGCGCCACGACGGTCGTGTTGAGCGCGGTCTGCACCTCGAGCATGCGACTGAGCAGCGGATCGCGCGAGTCGATGATGTCGTCGCCGAGCAGCACCGCGAACGGCTCGCGCCCGACGTGCATCTTGGAGCGCAGCACGGCGTGGCCGAGGCCCTTCGGGTCGCCCTGGCGCACGTAGTGCACGTCGGCGAGGTGCGTGGAGTAGTCCACCTTGCGCAGCTTCTCGTCGTCGCCCTTGCTCGTGAGCACTGCCTCCAGCTCGCCCGCGCGGTCGAAGTGGTTCTCGAGGGCGTTCTTGTTGCGGCCCGTGACCATGAGCACGTCGGTCAGCCCCGCGTCGACCGCCTCCTCGACCACGTACTGGATGGCCGGCTTGTCGACGACGGGCAGCATCTCCTTCGGCATCGCCTTGGTCGCCGGCAGGAACCGGGTGCCGAGACCGGCGACGGGGATGACGGCTTTCGTGATGGGGATGGGACTGGCCATGCGGATCAGGCTATCGGGCCACCCCGACGCGGCAGGTTACGCGCCTTTTACAATCAGTGGTGTGACCGATGAACCGGGCAACCTGAAGCGGGCCCTGCGGGCCGAGCTGCGCGAGCGACGCCGCATCCGCACGAGCACCGAGCGGACCCAGGCGTCGGAGGCCCTCACGCGCCACCTCGTGCAGCTCGCCGCCGACCTCGACGTCGGGTTCCTGGCCGCCTACCTCTCCACCCCCGACGAGCCCGACACGCGCGACTTCCTGCGCTGGGCGGCAGAGCGCGGCATCCGCATCCTGCTGCCGGTCTCGCGGGAGGACGGCCTGCTCGACTGGGCGCCGTACGACGGCGAGGACGAGGAGCGCGACATCCTCGGCATGCCCACGCCCACGAGCGAGCTGCTCGGCCCCATCGCCATCAACGGCGTCGACCTCATCCTGGTGCCCGCCGCCTGCGTCGCCCGCGACGGGATGCGGATGGGCTGGGGCCGCGGGTACTTCGACAAGACCCTCGGCTCGATGGAGGGCTGCCCGCCCGTCTACGCCGTCATCTTCGACGACGAGCTCGTCGACTCCGTGCCCACCGAACGCCACGACATGCCCGTCGACGGCGTCGTGACCCCGAGCGGGATCACGAGCTTCGCCGTAGCCTGAGAGACCTGATGCCCACCTACTCCTACCGCTGCACCGCGTGCGGCCACGCCTTCGACATCCAGCAGGCGTTCACCGACGACTCGCTCACCATCTGCCCGAGCTGCGGCGGCACGCTGCGCAAGCTCTACGGCGCGGTCGGGGTGACCTTCAACGGCTCGGGCTTCTACCGCACCGACTCGCGCGGACCGGTCACGGGATCCGCGGCGCCCAGCAGCAGCACGTCCGGCACCTCCAGCAGTTCCGGCGGTTCCACCCCCTCCTCCACCACGTCAGATTGAGAGACACCATGAAGGGCTTCCGCGACTTCATCCTGCGCGGCAACGTCATCGACCTCGCCGTCGCGGTCGTGATCGGCGCCGCGTTCACCGCGATCGTCAACCAGATCGTGAGCGCCGTCATCAACCCGGCGATCGGTGCGCTGTTCCGTGCCGACTCGCTCGACACGGCGCTGCCGGTGACCATCCCGACCACCGAGGGCGGCGAGGCCACGATGTACTTCGGCGCCGTGATCGGCGCGGTCATCAACTTCCTCATCATCGCCGCGGTCGTCTACTTCGTGCTCGTGCTGCCGGTCAACAAGCTGCGCGAGCGTCAGGCCGCCAAGAAGGGCATCGCCGAGGAGGAGGCCGGGCCCACCGAGACCCAGCTGCTCTCCGAGATCCGCGACCTGCTCGCCGAGAAGAAGTAGCCGACTCAGTAGTGCGGCGGCTTCTCCCGCCGCATCCGCTCGTCGTTCTCGGTCGTGCTGTGCCGTTCGGGCTCGGGCAGCGGCGTCGGGTCGCTGCCCGGCGGCGGCTCGGTCGTCACGCGGCGGCGGCGCCGCGGCCGCGGTGCGGGGCGCTCCCCGTCGTCAGGCGGTGTGGGCCGCAACGACCGGGATCTCCTCGGTGAGCGGTCCGCCCGCGAGTCCCGCCATCCGCGCGATCCGGTCGGCCACGCCGTCCGGGTCGGCGAACAGCTCGAAGGCGTGCACGCGTGCGTAGTGCCAGCCGAGCCGGCGCAGCACCTCGGGCCGCAGGCGCAGGGCCTCGCGGAGGCTGCGGCCGGTGAACACGGCATCCGTGTCGACGACGACGCACATGCCGCCGTTCGCCGCGACGAGGCCGAGCTTGCCGCGGTGGCCGAGCGCCACCCGCAGGCCGCGCGCCTCGAGCCGACGCGACAGGTCGACGAGCATGGGGTCCGAGTCGTCGGGCAGCGGCGGCTCGGCGCGGCGCGAGGCGATCTCGCCGAGCAGCTGGGCGAGGGCGACCGCGCCGTGCTTCATGCGGTCCTCGTCGAGGTCGTCCGGCTGCACGCACGTGACGATGACGAGCGAGCGGCGGGCCCGCGTCATGGCGACCGCGAGCAGGCGCTCGCCGCCGGGGCGGCCGAGGGCGCCGAAGTCGGAGAGCACGCGGCCGTGGGGCGTGCGCCCGTAGCCGAGCGAGAACACGACGCGGTCGCGGCTCTGCGCGACGGCCCGCTCGACGGGCAGCACGGCGAACGGCTCCGAGCGCTCGCCGAGCACGAACTCGCTCAACTGCGGGTGGGTCGACATCTGCGCGAGCACGGCGTTCATGACGCGAACGGCGTGCTTCTCGGACGCCGTGACGACCATGAGCGACTCGCGCGGCCGGGTGACGGCGTGGTCGACGACGAGCTCGACGGCGCGCGCGACCTCGGCATCCACCGACTCGACGGCGCCCGTGACGGGGTCGGGCAGGCCCGTGCCGTTCTCGATGTAGTCGAGCGAGAGGCTGCCGTGGCCGAGGAACGACCCCGCCCAGGGCAGCGCGTCGATGCGGCCGCCGTAGAAGCGGCGGTTGACGAGCTCGGCGAGGTCCTCGCCGCCCGCCCGGTAGCTGCGGGTGAGGCTCAGCGTCGGCAGCACGGCGGCGAGCTGGGCGAACGCCGAGCGTCCGTGCAGGTCCTCGTCGACATCGATCGCCTGCTCGTCGCCGCTCGCCGGTTGAGCAGCGTCCGCAGCACGCGTGTCGAGACCGGCCTCCTCGACCGGTTCGGCGACCTCGTCCTCGGCACCCTCCTCGGCGACGTCCTCGACCTCGTCCTCGACGTCATCCGCCACGACGCGCACCGGCATCGTCGCGTATGGCGACGGATACGCGACCGCCACGGGCGCCTCGTCCGACTCGGCGAGCCCGATGCGGAACTCGGCGGGGGTCTGCGTCACGGGGTCGCCGAAGGCGATCACCTGCTTGGCGCGGCGGATGGCGCCCACGTTCTCGGCGACGGTCGTGGCGCCCGCGTCGACGAGGATCACGGTGTCGACCGGCATCGTGTCGCTCACCTGCCCGACCTCGTACGGCGAGGCGAGCCACACGGGCGCGACGGTGCGCGAGAGGTGCGGGGCGAGCCGCTGCAGCGTCTCCGAGGTGAGGCCGTCGCCCACGATGAGCTGCTTGAGCGCGGCCGCCTCGTCGGGCCAGTCGACGATGCCGATGCGCCAGTTCTCGGCGAGCTGCCAGCCGAGCAGCCCGGCGCTGCCCTGCGTGTGCGCCTCGTCGACGAGCCGGAAGTCCGCCTCGAGCCGCTGCAGCACATCCGTCTTCGCCCCGAGCAGCGCCCGGTCGGAGGCGAGCAGGCCGTCGAGGGCGCTGCGCCACCAGGCGAGCTCGAGCTCGGCGGCCACCTGCTCCTCGGGAACGTGGCGCGCTGCGAGGTCGGTGATGAGCTCGTCGAGGTCGAGGTCGCGCAGCTGCTGCATGAGGGCGCTGCGCTCCTGCAGGTTGTGCAGGGCGTCGGAGTCCTCGGCGAGCTGCCCGAGCAGCGCCGAGAGCTGGTGCAGCGGCAGCGTGGCGAGCTGCGTGCCGAGCGGGCCGTCGAGCTCGCCCAGGTCGGCCGCCACCTGCTGCCAGGCCACCTGCACGTCCGAGACGCCCGTCGGCACCTCGGGGGTGACGCCCGCGGCGACGTAGCGCTGCCACAGGATGCGCTGCTGCTGGATGGCGGTGAGCGCCTCGTGCAGGTCGCCCACGTGCATGCCGGGGCGCACGTACTCGCGCGCGAGCTTCTTGAGGCGTCGGCGGTTGGCGCCCGACATCTCGGGGGCGTCGCGGCGCGGGGCGGTCGCGACGATCAGTTCGGAGAGCGAACGGTCGAAGACGGCGGGCTCGAACTTGTCGAGGGTGTCGCGCAGCTCGTGCAGCAGCCGCAGGTAGATGCCGAGCTCGGCGATCGAGGTGAAGGGCCGCATCCGGGTCGCGCCGATCACCTCGCCGGCGCGCACCAGCAGCCGCGGCAGCGTCTCGCTGTGCAGCTTCTTGGCGAGGGTGTGGGCGCGCATCGCGTCGTCGCCCGTGGCGAACTGGGCGCCGTACCAGGGCGAGTCTCCGGGTCCGTAGCGGAACTCGCCGAGGCGCGCGGCCTCCACCATGGTGGTCGCGGCGGCCGCGCGGTCGCCCGCGAGGCGCTGCACGGATGCGGCGCTCAGCCGGGCGGTCGTCGACGGCGGATGCGGCAGCAGCGCGAGGCGCGAGAGCTCGGCCACGCAGTCGAACACCGACACCCACAGGGTCTCGTCGGGCCGGGAGAGCGCCTCGCGGTAGTCGATGAGCACGCTGCGCAGCCGCACGAGCGCCTCGTCGACCTCGGCGAGCTGCGGCTGGGCGGCCTTCTCGGCGCGCGCGATGCCGCGCACGACATCCCGCCGCAGGGTCGACGGCGACACCGCGACGCCCGCGAGCCCCACATCCCCGAGCCGCTGCGCGATGCCGCGCAGGCTCGCGCGGCGCGGGCTCACCACGAGCACGCGCTTGTTCTGGCCGACGAGCGCGCCGAGCGCGTTGACGATCGTCTGGGTGGCGCCGGTGCCGGGCATGGTGCGCACGACGAGCGAGTTGCCGGCGGCGATCTGGGCGACGATGTGCTCCTGCTCGGAGTCGGCGTCGAGCAGCAGCACGTCGGTCGAGGGGTCGCGGCGGTCGGGGTCGACGGGCGTGGTGGCCTGGTAGCCCTCCTCGAGCGCCCAGCGCGCGGTCGCGTCACCGGCGAGCGCGTCGAGCACGGGGTGCGCGAGCTCGGCCGCATCCGCGACGAGCGAGGGGGCGACCTCCTCGAAGCTCGACACGACGAGGCGCGGCTGCACGACGATCTCGCCGAGGTGGCCGGTCAGGCGACGCAGCTGGTCGATGACGGCGTTCGGCTTGAAGGTGCCGTCGTCGTCGGAGAGGGCGACGAAGCTCGCGGCGTCGAGGGAGATGCCGTACTGCTTCTCCAGGGTGCGCGCGAGGGCCGGGTTGAGCACGGCGGCGCCGCGCAGGCGCAGCTCGAAGTCGCGGCCGTGACGGCGGATGGCGAGGGGACGCAGCAGCAGGGGCGCGCAGTAGTCGACGCGCTCGTGCGTCCAGCGCACGATGCCGATGCCGAGGTGCACGGCGTCGAGCCCCCGCGTCGTCGAGAGCTCGAGGCTGCGGGCGGTGATCCGCTCGGCCGCGATGCGGGCGGAACGCAGGGCCAGGTCGTCGCGGATCAGCTGCGACAGCAGGGTGCTCTTGCCGGTGATGAACCGGGCGAGCCCGCCCGGGTGGGTCGTCGAGAGCTCGATGCGGGTGGTCGGGGTGTCGACGAAGTGCAGCAGTGGCGACGGCCCGCCGAGCCCGGCGAGCTCCTCCCGCCAGGCCGCCCGCGCGGGGTCCGCGACGTCGCGGAGCTCGGGGGCGGGGACGAGCAGCGGCGCGGTCGCCGGCTGCGAGGACGCGTACGGGGTCACCGGGATCTCCCCGGACTCTTCATCCCGTCGATTGGCAGGCCACACACGGCCACGATAGGTGCGGCCGCCCCGCGAACCCGGGAGCGAAACGCGCCCGTCGCGCTACCCGAAGTACTGCCTGCCGAGGGCCTTCGACTTGAGCGCGTCGAACTCGCCCTGCGTGATGGTGCCCGCGTCGAGCAGCTCCTTCGCGCGCAGGATGTCGTCGGCCGGCGTCGCGGACGCGGCCGGCTTCCAGTCCTTCTCGGGAACCGGTCCGCGCCGTTCGGCCCAGCGCTCGCCCATCCCCCGTCCGCGGACGAGCAGATAGAACAGTGAGCCGATCACCGGCACGAACAGCAGGAAGATCAGCCAGACGGCCTTCCAGATGCCCGCGAGCTTCCGGTCGCGGAACAGGTCGAGCACGACCCAGAACAGCAGGATGAGGCCCGCGATCCAGACGAAGGTGTCGAAGATCCACCAGAACCAGGTGCCGAGCCACTGCCAGAAGTCCATCGTCGTCTCCTCCGTCTGCGGGCTGCTCCGATTGTGGCCCTCGCACGCTGAATCCACCACTCGGGTGCCCCCGTCGTCCACGCGGGATGCGCCGCCCCGCGCCCGCGCCCCCTCTCGGTCGGCGCCTTTCGCAACTCAGGAACATCCGTCGCATCCGGCGCAAGAACGCCCCGATGCGGGACATCTCCTGAGTTGCGAACCCCGCCGTGTTCGCAACTCAGGAGATATCGCGTGACGCGACGCCCACGGGGCGATACAGCCGGATATTCCTGAGTTGCGAAAACCCGCGCAGGCGTCAGGCGTCGAGGTCGAGCGTCATGAAGACGGAGTACGGGTCGAGCACGTAGTCCGCGAAGGGGCCGGTCTCGGCGAAGCCGGCGCTCGCATAGAGGGTGCGGGCGGGGGCGAAGAAGTCCTGCGTCCCGGTCTCGAGGCTGACGCGCCGGTAGCCGCGCGCCCGCGCCTCGGCGAGCACGTGGTCGAGCAGCAGCCGGCCGAGACCGCGGCCGCGCGCGGCGGCATCCGTGCGCATCGACTTGAGCTCGCCGTGGCTCTCGTCGAGCTGCTTGAGGGCGACGCAGCCGAGCACGGCGTCCCCGTCCGAGAGCGCCCAGAAGGTCACCGCGGCATCCTGCAGCGCCGAGACGTCGAGGGCGTGCACGCTCTCGGGCGGCGACTCGGCGTGCATGTCGGCGAGGTGGTCCTCGAGCAGTCTGAGGATGCGGGGGTCGGTCAGGTCGCCGATCGCGATCTCGGTCGTGGTCATCGGTGCCATCCTGGCGCATCCGACGCCGTACGCTCGTCCGGTGCGTCTCGCGTTCGTCGGGCTCGGCCTGCTGCTGCTCGGTGCTGTCGCGCTCGCCACCGGGGTGCTGCCGCCCGCGGACGCCGCGGCGATCGGCGCGCGGGTGTGGCCGATCCTGCTGTTCGCGGTCGCGGTGACCGTGGTGGCCGAGCTCGCGGATGCCGCGGGCGTCTTCGCGGCCGTCGCGGAGCGGCTCGCCCGGCTCGCGCGCGGCCACGGCTGGCTGCTCTGGATGCTCGTGGTGCTGCTCGCCGTCGCGGCGACCGTGTTCCTCTCGCTCGACACGACCGCGGTGCTGCTGACGCCCGTGGTCGTGCTGCTCGCGCGCCACCACGGCTACCCGCCGCTGCCCTTCGCGCTCACGACGGTGTGGCTCGCGAACACCGGGTCGCTGCTGCTGCCGGTGTCGAACCTCACGAACCTGCTCGCCGAGCACGCGCTCGGCTTCTCCGACCCGGGTCGCTTCGCGGCGCTCATGGCGCTGCCCGCGCTCGTCGCGATCGTCGTGCCGTGCCTCGTCATCGCGATCGTGTTCCGCCGGGTGCTCGGCACCCGCTACGAGCCGGTGGCCGCGGAGGATCCGCACGACCGGGTGCTGTTCTGGGTGGCGGCCGGGGTGCTCGCCGTGCTCATCCCCGCGCTCGTGAGCGGCGTGCCGGTGTGGATCCCGGCGACCGCCGCGGCGCTCGTGCTCGTGGCCGCGTTCGCCTGGCGCGACCGCCGGCGGCTGCGACCCGGCCTCGTGCCGTGGGGGCTGCTGCTGTTCGCGAGCGGGCTGTTCCTCGTGGTCGGCTCGGCCCACGCGCTCGGACTCACCGAGCTGCTCGGCGCGGTCACCGGCACGGGGGATTCGGTGGGCGCCCTGCTGCGCATGTCGGCGTCCGGGGCCGTCGGCGCGAACCTGGTCAACAACCTGCCCGCCTACCTCGCGCTCGAGCCGCTCGCCGACTCCCCCGCGCGCGTCGCCGCGCTGCTCGTCGGCGTGAACGCGGGTCCGCTCGTCACGCCGTGGGCCTCGCTCGCGGTGCTGCTCTGGCACGACCGCCTGCGCGCGCTCGACGTCGACCTCTCGTGGCGCCGTTACCTGCTGCTCGGCCTCGTCGCAGCCCCCCTCACGGTCGTGCTCGCGACCCTGACCCTCCCCCTCGCGCTCGTCGCCTGAGGGGTCGCGTGAGGTCGCCCGTGGGCGTCGCCCGACGACCGAGATCGACGCCTCAGAGACGCGCGGCGAGGTAGTCGCGCAACACGGCGGCGTGGTTCACGTGCTCGTCGTGGGCCGCGAAGAGCAGCGTGACGCGATCGTGAGCCCGGATGACGTCGAGCGCCTCGGCGACGAAGAGGTCGTCGTCGAGCTCGGCGCGGTAGGCGTCCGCGAACTCGTCGAAGCGTGCCGGATCGTGGTGCCAGGCGGTCCGCAGCGCGGGACTCGGAGCGAGCTCCTTCCACCACGCGTCGAGCCGGGCGCGCTCCTTCGAGACGCCGCGCGGCCACAGCCGGTCCACGAGCGCCCGGAAGCCGTCGACGTCGTCGGCGGGCTCGTAGACCCGTTTGATCCCCAGCTCGCCCATGTCCCGATCCTCCGCCCGCGACCCGCGGGGGTCAACCTCGCTTTGTCTTCGGAGGGTCGGGCGCGATAGCGTGAGTGGCAGAGATCTGACACCGACCAGACCCAGCATCGGGGGACCGTGACCGCACTCGACGCTCCAGCCGCGATCGGCGCTCGATATCGTCTGGATGCGGCCGGGTGGCGTTCGATCGCCGTTATGGGCGCCGTGGTGCTCGGCCTCTTCGCGGCCGGCATCTCGCTGCTCGCGGCCGCGGTGCCGCAGCACTACGCGATCGTCGGCGCCGAGGGTCCCACGGTGTTCGGCTGGGCGACGGGACTGCTCGCCCTCACGCTCGGCATGCGGCACGCCTTCGACGCCGACCACATCGCCGCGATCGACAACACGACGCGCAAGCTCGCGGCCGACGGCAAGCGCCCCCTCGCGGTGGGCTTCTTCTTCTCCCTGGGGCACTCCACGATCGTCTTCGCGATGGCGGTGCTGCTCGGCTTCGGCATCGCCGCCGTCAACTCCCAGGTCACCGACGACGCCTCGCTGCTGCACCACGTGACGGGCATCATCGGCCCGACCGTCTCGGGCGTCTTCCTGCTCATCATCGCGATCATCAACATCCTCGTGACCGTCTCGAT encodes:
- a CDS encoding FmdB family zinc ribbon protein, yielding MPTYSYRCTACGHAFDIQQAFTDDSLTICPSCGGTLRKLYGAVGVTFNGSGFYRTDSRGPVTGSAAPSSSTSGTSSSSGGSTPSSTTSD
- the galU gene encoding UTP--glucose-1-phosphate uridylyltransferase GalU; the protein is MASPIPITKAVIPVAGLGTRFLPATKAMPKEMLPVVDKPAIQYVVEEAVDAGLTDVLMVTGRNKNALENHFDRAGELEAVLTSKGDDEKLRKVDYSTHLADVHYVRQGDPKGLGHAVLRSKMHVGREPFAVLLGDDIIDSRDPLLSRMLEVQTALNTTVVALLEVDPAQTHLYGIATVEGTDQEDVVRITGLVEKPSPGTSPSNYAVIGRYVLRPEIFEILERTPPGKGGEIQLTDALQELATGPVWGGGVHGVVFRGRRYDTGDRLDYLKAIVQLASDRDDLGPEFRPWLKSFADSLGGGGDEGWQGGEDG
- the mscL gene encoding large conductance mechanosensitive channel protein MscL encodes the protein MKGFRDFILRGNVIDLAVAVVIGAAFTAIVNQIVSAVINPAIGALFRADSLDTALPVTIPTTEGGEATMYFGAVIGAVINFLIIAAVVYFVLVLPVNKLRERQAAKKGIAEEEAGPTETQLLSEIRDLLAEKK
- a CDS encoding SRPBCC family protein, which encodes MGEVSEAVFHIAARPRAVFDHLRDPRSYVGLSPLVVEARDIRTDDDGTVHYVAVERFRFLGFLRYDNRIRVTIRTVDAGGRLWVGGDVDSPGDVQLAYGYELTPDGHGTRLIDRIEVTAPWGLRRFALARASEVQHARGRILAERLGG
- a CDS encoding nitroreductase family deazaflavin-dependent oxidoreductase; this translates as MSGFNERIVDEFRSNAGTVETAGFGRSLVLLHHLGAKSGVERVTPVLGIPSERGWLIAASKGGSPENPAWFHNLHAHPDVVIETPDEGEVAVTAVELQGAERDAAWARFLARGPAFAQYEQRTARTIPVVELRRR
- a CDS encoding GNAT family N-acetyltransferase, which gives rise to MATPTLTDGPVTIRPIRLRDARALEHELVRNRGWLRQWEATNPHGPAGFDVKASIRALQANGRSGGGLPFAVEYEGEFAGQLNVSSITYGSLSSATLGYWVAERFAGRDITPTAVALATDHCFFGLGLHRMEICIRPENAPSLRVVQKLGFRYEGLRRRYIHINGDWRDHFCFGLVVEEVPEGVLRRWRDGRAPESVARVTEADLQAATHPLRY
- a CDS encoding 5-formyltetrahydrofolate cyclo-ligase; translated protein: MTDEPGNLKRALRAELRERRRIRTSTERTQASEALTRHLVQLAADLDVGFLAAYLSTPDEPDTRDFLRWAAERGIRILLPVSREDGLLDWAPYDGEDEERDILGMPTPTSELLGPIAINGVDLILVPAACVARDGMRMGWGRGYFDKTLGSMEGCPPVYAVIFDDELVDSVPTERHDMPVDGVVTPSGITSFAVA